The Flavobacterium piscisymbiosum genome includes a region encoding these proteins:
- the hypF gene encoding carbamoyltransferase HypF, with product MKPSFQIIISGSVQGVGFRPFVYNLAIKINLKGYVSNNEFGVIIVLQENEKTATDFLNKIKRKHPKNAKINDIQISEIVIQERFDSFFIKPTEKNISINSPLTPDFAICKNCKEEILDPENCRFYYPFISCTCCGPRYAIAEKFPFERENTSMHEFKMCDSCLEEYNNPADRRFHSQTNSCPDCGIQVSFTDNTGTIISGSNKEIFENISEKLSEGKIIAVKNTSGYLLLCDATNPEAVQELRNRKKRLTKPFAVLFPDAKQIENYLFCHKTEKNLLKSTQAPIVILTLKKQIDLAIDQIAPGMKTIGAMLPNSGILHLISNLFQKPLIATSGNFNGSSIFSDENEAVKTLNPIADYYLHHDLEIQNSQDDSVIKFSRKNKQKIILRHARGFAPNIDFSFLENNLEQLLCLGATLKNTITITANNQVYMSEYIGDLLNFDTYNRFEKKIKNYEYFFDFSPKKVVCDQHPNYENNKVISAFVNKDTTVATVKVQHHEAHFAAILSEKKLWKKSKILGVVWDGSGFGSDTEIFGGEFFEYDHNTITRIGHLEYFPWILGDQMAKNPKMAALSISKNNSYFQSFFNNNELKIYSKHIKNSSIKTSSMGRLIDAVAFTLGFKNSILFEAEAGMYLENLAQQAFNKSELKLKDYLKDEKITDLIPAKKLLLQVAKEVQNNKDLEIIALNFHFTLVKCIEKIACFSKSKEIAFSGGVFQNSVLIDLIIDHLKPKYKLHFHETLSPNDENISFGQLNHYLNLKK from the coding sequence TTGAAACCTTCATTTCAAATAATAATTTCAGGTAGTGTACAAGGCGTTGGTTTTCGGCCTTTTGTATACAATTTGGCAATTAAAATAAATTTAAAAGGTTATGTTTCTAATAATGAATTTGGGGTAATTATAGTACTGCAGGAAAATGAAAAAACCGCAACTGATTTTTTAAATAAAATAAAAAGAAAACATCCAAAAAATGCAAAAATAAATGATATTCAAATTTCTGAAATTGTAATTCAGGAAAGATTTGATTCCTTTTTTATAAAACCAACCGAGAAAAATATCTCTATTAATTCGCCTTTAACTCCTGATTTTGCGATATGTAAAAATTGCAAAGAAGAAATTTTAGATCCTGAAAACTGTCGGTTTTACTATCCTTTTATAAGTTGTACATGCTGTGGACCACGATATGCCATTGCTGAAAAATTTCCTTTCGAAAGAGAAAACACCAGTATGCATGAGTTTAAAATGTGCGATTCCTGTCTTGAAGAATACAACAATCCTGCAGACAGACGTTTTCACTCACAAACTAACTCCTGCCCTGATTGTGGCATTCAGGTTTCATTTACAGATAATACAGGAACCATTATTTCAGGTTCGAATAAAGAAATTTTCGAAAACATCTCCGAAAAATTAAGCGAAGGAAAAATCATTGCTGTAAAAAATACTTCGGGGTATTTGCTGCTTTGTGATGCGACTAATCCAGAAGCTGTTCAGGAATTGCGAAACAGAAAAAAACGTTTGACAAAACCTTTTGCAGTTCTGTTTCCTGATGCAAAACAAATTGAAAATTATTTATTTTGTCATAAAACAGAGAAGAATTTACTTAAATCTACTCAGGCACCCATTGTTATTTTAACCTTAAAAAAACAGATTGATTTAGCGATAGATCAAATAGCTCCTGGCATGAAAACCATCGGAGCCATGTTGCCCAATTCAGGAATATTACATTTAATTTCTAATTTGTTTCAGAAACCTTTAATAGCGACTAGCGGAAATTTTAACGGATCATCGATTTTTTCAGATGAAAATGAGGCCGTAAAAACATTAAATCCTATCGCCGATTATTATTTGCATCATGATCTTGAAATTCAAAATTCTCAAGATGATTCTGTAATTAAGTTTTCACGAAAAAATAAACAAAAAATTATTCTTCGTCATGCAAGGGGCTTTGCTCCAAATATTGATTTTTCTTTTTTAGAAAACAATTTAGAACAATTACTTTGTTTGGGCGCGACTTTAAAAAATACGATCACTATTACTGCCAATAATCAGGTTTATATGAGTGAGTATATTGGTGATTTACTGAATTTTGATACTTACAATAGATTTGAAAAGAAAATAAAAAATTACGAGTATTTCTTTGATTTTTCTCCCAAAAAAGTGGTTTGCGATCAACATCCTAATTATGAAAATAATAAAGTAATATCGGCATTTGTAAACAAAGATACAACTGTCGCAACCGTAAAAGTACAACATCATGAAGCGCATTTTGCTGCTATTTTAAGCGAAAAAAAGCTTTGGAAAAAATCTAAAATATTAGGTGTGGTTTGGGATGGTTCCGGATTTGGAAGTGATACAGAAATATTTGGCGGCGAATTCTTTGAATACGATCATAATACTATAACCCGAATTGGACATCTGGAATATTTTCCCTGGATTTTAGGCGATCAAATGGCTAAAAATCCTAAAATGGCCGCACTTTCTATTAGTAAAAACAATAGTTACTTTCAATCTTTTTTTAATAATAATGAATTGAAAATTTACTCTAAACACATCAAAAACAGCTCTATAAAAACATCTTCAATGGGGAGATTAATTGATGCTGTTGCCTTTACATTAGGATTTAAAAATTCAATTTTATTTGAAGCAGAAGCTGGAATGTATTTAGAAAATTTAGCCCAGCAGGCTTTTAATAAATCAGAATTAAAATTAAAGGATTATTTAAAAGATGAAAAAATAACTGATTTAATACCTGCAAAAAAACTCCTGCTACAAGTTGCCAAAGAGGTTCAGAATAATAAAGATTTAGAAATAATCGCTTTAAACTTTCATTTTACTTTAGTGAAATGTATCGAAAAAATAGCCTGTTTTTCAAAATCTAAAGAAATAGCTTTTAGTGGCGGTGTTTTTCAAAACTCAGTACTGATAGATTTAATAATTGACCATCTTAAACCAAAATACAAATTGCATTTTCACGAAACGCTTTCACCAAACGACGAAAATATCTCTTTTGGACAACTCAATCATTATTTAAATTTAAAAAAATAA
- a CDS encoding FKBP-type peptidyl-prolyl cis-trans isomerase, with product MDILELLGHIGKTEEKDKISYSAGVVMALSLKDIGFDEIRYEDYIDGMKSVFEKSAEKISPKRSIEIFNNYVALLQEELKVKNAEIGKAFLEKNAKKEGIVRLASSLQYEVLVVGRGEIPKITNTIDVIYEGYLLNKDVFDSTKETGPQKMRVLQTLKGWQEALQLMPEGSRWKIYIPHDLAYGHIGAPPMIQPNSTLVFIIELLNIV from the coding sequence ATGGATATTCTTGAATTATTAGGGCACATTGGTAAAACAGAAGAAAAAGACAAAATTTCGTATTCGGCGGGAGTTGTTATGGCTTTAAGTCTTAAAGATATTGGTTTTGATGAAATTAGGTATGAAGATTATATAGACGGAATGAAATCTGTTTTTGAGAAATCTGCTGAGAAAATTTCGCCCAAACGTTCTATTGAAATTTTTAATAATTACGTAGCACTTTTACAGGAAGAATTAAAAGTAAAAAATGCGGAGATTGGAAAAGCTTTTTTAGAAAAAAATGCAAAAAAAGAAGGTATTGTCAGACTTGCGAGTAGTTTACAATATGAAGTTTTGGTAGTAGGAAGAGGAGAAATTCCTAAAATCACAAATACTATTGATGTCATTTATGAAGGCTATTTACTGAATAAAGATGTTTTTGATTCTACTAAAGAAACAGGCCCGCAAAAAATGCGCGTTTTACAAACTTTAAAAGGATGGCAGGAAGCTTTACAACTGATGCCTGAAGGTTCCCGCTGGAAAATTTATATTCCGCATGATTTAGCTTACGGTCATATTGGAGCACCACCAATGATTCAGCCCAATTCGACTTTAGTTTTCATCATTGAACTTTTAAATATAGTTTAA
- the hypD gene encoding hydrogenase formation protein HypD, translated as MKYLSEYRNPELVKHYINEIHKITTKPWNIMEICGGQTHSLVKNGLLDLLPENIRMIHGPGCPVCVTPISLINKAIELMHQGVIMCSFGDMIRVPGSSKSLLQAKAEGGELRILYSPLEAVNIAAKNPDREVVFFAVGFETTAPSNALAVMHAQKLSLTNFSLLVSHVLVPPAMEAILSDEFCTINAFLGAGHVCTIVGLEEYYPIAEKYKIPIVVSGFEPADMVQAIYHAVLQLEQGKYEVENQYTRLVKEEGNIKAKEVVDTIFTIGNQEWRGIGAIENSGLVLREAYKMYDANVKFTIKTSTEKTDEHCIAGQILTGNKKPNQCPEFGKKCKPSNPLGAPMVSSEGACAAYFNYQ; from the coding sequence ATGAAATATCTCTCTGAATATCGAAATCCCGAATTGGTCAAACATTATATAAATGAAATTCATAAGATAACGACAAAACCATGGAATATCATGGAAATTTGCGGTGGGCAAACCCATTCATTAGTCAAAAACGGATTACTGGATTTGCTGCCTGAAAATATCAGAATGATTCATGGCCCGGGCTGTCCGGTTTGCGTCACTCCTATTTCATTAATCAATAAAGCAATTGAATTGATGCATCAGGGCGTTATCATGTGTTCGTTTGGAGATATGATCAGAGTTCCGGGATCATCAAAAAGCTTATTGCAAGCCAAAGCCGAAGGCGGAGAATTACGTATTTTATACTCTCCTCTCGAAGCTGTAAATATTGCTGCGAAAAATCCGGATCGTGAAGTTGTTTTTTTTGCCGTTGGTTTTGAAACTACTGCCCCGAGCAATGCTTTGGCAGTAATGCATGCGCAAAAATTGAGTTTGACGAATTTTAGTTTATTAGTTTCTCATGTTTTAGTTCCGCCAGCGATGGAAGCTATTTTATCTGATGAGTTTTGTACCATTAATGCTTTTTTAGGAGCAGGTCATGTTTGTACCATCGTAGGACTTGAAGAATATTACCCAATTGCAGAAAAATACAAGATCCCAATTGTAGTTTCGGGATTTGAACCTGCCGATATGGTTCAGGCCATTTATCATGCCGTTCTACAATTAGAACAAGGAAAATATGAGGTCGAAAATCAATATACGCGTTTGGTAAAAGAAGAAGGAAACATCAAGGCCAAAGAGGTTGTGGATACTATTTTTACCATAGGAAATCAGGAATGGAGAGGTATTGGAGCAATAGAAAACAGCGGACTCGTTTTAAGAGAAGCCTATAAAATGTATGATGCCAATGTAAAGTTTACCATAAAAACAAGCACTGAAAAAACAGACGAACATTGCATTGCGGGTCAGATTTTAACGGGAAATAAGAAACCAAATCAATGTCCTGAATTCGGTAAAAAATGCAAACCTTCTAATCCTCTTGGCGCGCCAATGGTTTCTTCTGAAGGTGCTTGTGCTGCTTACTTTAACTATCAATAA
- a CDS encoding sulfite exporter TauE/SafE family protein: MIGFLITVYAGLEHAFEADHLLAVNNLVTNRSKIKDALKDGIFWGIGHTSTIFMVGIIMIGFKISISENIFSYLEAVVGLMLIVLGTIRLFKLLYKKRHSHTYYHSHEHTHSNGVTHSHMHAHTYSHSHPIASFQHQHYDLSKNYKAAFGVGLVHGLAGSGSLVILVISQMKTPLEGLMYILVFGVGSILGMFIASGLFSIPFTKSILKSQKLQNVLIIISSAICIIFGFKIIFTNLF, encoded by the coding sequence ATGATCGGATTTTTAATTACGGTTTATGCCGGACTCGAACATGCCTTTGAAGCAGATCATCTACTAGCTGTAAACAATCTGGTTACTAACAGAAGTAAGATTAAAGATGCGCTAAAAGATGGCATATTTTGGGGAATTGGGCATACCTCAACTATTTTTATGGTTGGCATTATTATGATTGGTTTTAAGATTTCGATCAGCGAAAACATTTTTAGTTATCTTGAAGCGGTAGTAGGTTTGATGTTAATTGTTTTAGGAACTATTCGTTTGTTCAAATTATTATATAAAAAACGACATTCGCATACTTATTACCATAGTCACGAGCATACTCATAGCAATGGAGTTACACATTCACACATGCATGCTCATACGTATTCTCACTCACATCCTATCGCCTCTTTTCAGCATCAGCATTATGATCTGTCCAAAAATTACAAAGCTGCTTTTGGTGTAGGTTTGGTTCACGGTCTGGCCGGAAGCGGATCTTTAGTTATTCTGGTTATTTCGCAAATGAAAACACCTCTGGAAGGTTTGATGTATATTTTGGTTTTTGGTGTGGGATCTATTCTGGGTATGTTTATTGCATCCGGATTATTTAGTATTCCGTTTACCAAGAGCATTCTTAAATCTCAGAAACTACAAAATGTGCTAATTATCATTTCTTCTGCTATTTGTATTATTTTTGGATTTAAAATCATCTTCACCAATTTATTTTAA
- a CDS encoding TonB-dependent receptor domain-containing protein, whose protein sequence is MKKCRQNLSLLILLFTLSQFSFGQNSSIKGTVSDGKLAVEFVDVILKNTIDSTKVANYAVTDISGNFVLENIPSGDYQLQLKLIGFKTFKQKIKFSGSPISIGTITLQSDTNLLNAVVVNSQKKQIQKTDEGFVFNAVSNISQSGGTATDMLKSIPTVAVDADGGITLRGKSPMILINGKNSAITNMDQIAASSIESIEVISNPTAKYDANAESGIINIKLKKNNQSGINGAVVLGGGFGAKGRLNSSVLLNQKSEKWNLGLGYDNRFAGRTKKIKGERTNNFIDDEHFIYQNRNDERTEGLQNLKLNIDFSPNERNSFSFEALGNIESQDNDETLHSQVNTSANQFFSNNIRHSLELERSKVGELAFSYDRKFADDRKSLNASITSSFNKHKENTDIDTNNYDHYNALIGDASLQRTHNYEHENISNAIVNYAIPVAEKSIIETGYKGTFRFFNSDFQSADMNNGHYIIDPLASNSFKYNEQINAVYGMLNSYIGDKENPKWKYNLGLRAENVSNTGATQNNSDHFSNDYLKLFPSASLQMNLASDEFVKMGYSKRINRPDLDDLNPFVDITDALNPHGGNPYLKPEIIHIAEMSYNKEWSKYSFSTNAFYRNATDAIRQYAELKDNGVILLQPRNIGSTITYGLETIFSLKPVGFYDANISITAFQQKINASNLAQDVVNSAFSWYGKIINNFIPWKGGKLQIIGNYNSALATPQGKRIPVYNVDMGFQQKLGKGNARLGLVVTDMFNTLESGYKNNTYLFSNNRTSKSDTRALMVTFAYSFKSDFKEKLLENQFSTE, encoded by the coding sequence ATGAAAAAATGCAGACAAAATCTATCGCTTTTAATTCTCTTATTTACATTAAGTCAATTTTCTTTTGGTCAAAACTCTTCTATAAAAGGAACTGTTTCTGACGGGAAACTAGCTGTAGAATTTGTCGATGTTATTTTAAAAAATACAATAGATTCTACCAAAGTGGCAAATTATGCCGTTACAGATATCTCGGGAAATTTTGTTTTAGAGAATATTCCTTCTGGTGATTATCAATTACAATTGAAATTAATAGGTTTTAAAACTTTCAAACAAAAAATAAAATTTTCCGGATCCCCAATTTCTATCGGAACCATTACTTTACAAAGCGACACCAATTTATTGAATGCAGTTGTGGTGAATTCTCAGAAAAAACAAATTCAGAAAACTGACGAAGGTTTTGTTTTTAATGCTGTTTCGAACATTTCGCAATCCGGAGGAACCGCTACAGATATGCTAAAAAGTATTCCAACAGTTGCTGTTGATGCTGACGGAGGAATAACACTGAGAGGGAAATCTCCGATGATTTTAATTAACGGAAAAAATTCGGCTATTACCAATATGGACCAGATTGCTGCCAGCAGTATTGAAAGCATTGAGGTTATTAGTAATCCCACGGCTAAATATGATGCAAATGCCGAAAGTGGGATTATCAATATTAAACTCAAAAAAAACAATCAGAGCGGTATTAATGGTGCTGTAGTTTTAGGCGGCGGATTTGGTGCGAAAGGAAGACTGAACAGTTCTGTGCTTTTGAATCAGAAATCAGAAAAATGGAATCTTGGTTTGGGATATGACAATCGTTTTGCAGGAAGAACCAAGAAAATAAAAGGCGAAAGAACCAATAATTTTATTGATGATGAACATTTTATTTATCAAAATAGAAACGACGAAAGAACGGAAGGATTACAGAATTTAAAATTGAATATTGATTTTTCGCCCAACGAACGAAACAGCTTTTCATTTGAAGCTTTAGGAAATATAGAAAGTCAGGATAATGATGAGACTTTGCATAGTCAGGTAAATACAAGTGCAAATCAGTTTTTTTCTAATAATATTAGACATTCATTAGAACTAGAACGTTCAAAAGTAGGTGAACTGGCATTTAGTTACGACAGAAAATTTGCTGATGATCGAAAAAGCCTGAATGCAAGTATTACTTCTTCTTTTAATAAACATAAAGAAAATACAGATATTGACACTAATAATTATGATCACTATAATGCTCTGATTGGTGATGCATCTTTACAAAGAACACATAATTATGAGCATGAAAACATATCGAACGCCATTGTAAATTATGCAATTCCGGTTGCTGAAAAATCAATTATTGAAACAGGTTACAAAGGAACATTCCGATTTTTTAATTCTGATTTTCAAAGTGCAGATATGAACAATGGTCACTATATTATAGATCCGCTGGCAAGTAATTCTTTTAAATATAACGAACAAATCAACGCTGTATACGGAATGCTAAATTCGTATATAGGCGATAAAGAAAATCCAAAATGGAAGTATAATTTAGGTTTACGCGCCGAAAATGTTTCAAACACCGGAGCAACACAAAATAATAGCGATCACTTTAGCAATGATTATTTAAAACTTTTTCCATCAGCGTCATTGCAAATGAATTTAGCGTCAGACGAATTTGTAAAAATGGGTTACAGCAAACGTATCAATCGCCCGGATTTAGATGATTTAAACCCTTTCGTAGATATTACAGATGCTTTGAATCCTCATGGTGGAAATCCGTATTTGAAACCTGAAATTATTCATATTGCCGAAATGAGCTACAATAAAGAATGGTCGAAATACTCGTTTTCTACCAATGCTTTTTACAGAAACGCCACAGATGCCATAAGACAATATGCAGAACTAAAGGATAATGGTGTGATTTTACTTCAACCCAGAAATATTGGAAGTACTATAACTTATGGTTTGGAAACTATTTTCAGTTTAAAACCAGTCGGATTTTATGATGCCAATATCAGTATTACAGCTTTTCAGCAAAAGATAAATGCTTCAAATTTAGCTCAGGATGTGGTGAATAGTGCTTTTAGCTGGTACGGAAAAATCATTAATAATTTTATTCCCTGGAAAGGCGGAAAACTTCAGATTATAGGCAATTATAATTCGGCATTGGCAACTCCGCAAGGAAAAAGAATTCCGGTTTACAATGTTGATATGGGATTTCAGCAAAAATTAGGCAAAGGAAATGCCCGCTTAGGATTGGTGGTTACGGATATGTTCAACACTTTAGAAAGTGGTTATAAAAACAACACTTATCTTTTTAGCAATAATCGAACCTCAAAATCAGATACCCGCGCTTTGATGGTTACTTTTGCTTATAGTTTTAAATCTGATTTTAAAGAAAAACTATTGGAAAATCAGTTTTCGACAGAGTAA
- a CDS encoding response regulator transcription factor: protein MDSKNQNYIEKQKSHYLNQFTKREIDIIKYIGDGLNNTEIGQKLFISALTVKKHRNNILAKSNCKNTAQLIKQTVLQGLI, encoded by the coding sequence ATGGATTCTAAGAATCAAAACTATATTGAAAAACAAAAATCTCACTATTTAAATCAATTCACTAAAAGGGAAATTGATATAATTAAATATATTGGAGATGGCTTAAACAATACCGAAATAGGGCAAAAACTCTTTATTAGTGCCCTTACAGTAAAAAAACATCGCAATAATATCCTGGCAAAATCAAATTGCAAAAACACTGCGCAGCTTATCAAACAAACTGTTCTTCAGGGTTTAATATAA
- a CDS encoding AMP-dependent synthetase/ligase, translating to MVSITRLFDFPYYQQETYNLPVALATKKNGVWEKTSSQEYIAKANAISRALLRLGIQKDDKIALITSNNRTEWNIMDIGILQTGAQNVPIYPTIAEEDYEYILNHSGSIYCFVSDEEVLNKVNAIKANVPTLKEVYSFNEIAGCKHWTELLALGEDESNQSEVEARKDSIKTDDLATIIYTSGTTGRPKGVMLSHQNIVSNVLDSAPRIPFDPGKSTALSFLPICHIFERMILYIYQFYGVSVYFGESIDKISDNLKEVRPTVITAVPRLLEKVYDKIYAKGGELTGIKKKLFFWAIDLGLKYEPYGANGFWYEFQLKIARKLIFSKWKEGLGGNLELMVSGSAALQPRLTRVFAAAEIPVMEGYGLSETSPVIAVNDQRNKGFKIGTVGKVIRNVEVKIAQDGEILCKGPNVMLGYFKDPEKTAEALQDGYFHTGDIGEIDSEGFLKITDRKKEMFKTSGGKYIAPQLIENAMKQSRFIEQIMVIGDGEKMPAAFIQPNFEFVKEWARLHKVTLGTTDAEISANADVIKRIDEEVEKINEKFGHWEKIKRFELTPDVWSIDGGQLTPTLKLKRKIIKEIYKDLYAKIYGQNSQSK from the coding sequence ATGGTTTCAATCACACGCCTTTTTGATTTTCCCTATTATCAACAAGAAACTTATAACCTTCCGGTTGCCTTAGCAACCAAAAAAAATGGAGTCTGGGAAAAAACATCTAGCCAGGAATATATTGCAAAAGCTAATGCTATTTCGAGAGCATTATTACGTTTGGGCATTCAGAAAGATGATAAAATTGCCCTGATAACTTCGAACAATCGTACCGAATGGAATATCATGGATATTGGTATTTTGCAAACCGGTGCGCAAAACGTTCCGATCTATCCCACAATTGCCGAAGAAGATTACGAATATATATTAAATCACAGCGGAAGTATTTACTGTTTTGTATCTGATGAAGAAGTACTTAACAAAGTAAATGCGATAAAAGCAAATGTACCCACATTAAAAGAGGTTTACTCGTTTAATGAAATTGCAGGATGTAAACACTGGACTGAGTTATTGGCTCTTGGTGAAGACGAAAGCAATCAGAGCGAAGTTGAAGCCCGAAAAGATAGTATTAAGACCGATGATCTCGCTACAATTATTTATACTTCAGGAACAACAGGAAGACCTAAAGGTGTAATGCTTTCGCACCAAAATATTGTATCGAACGTTTTAGACAGTGCGCCAAGGATTCCGTTTGATCCGGGAAAAAGTACTGCTTTGAGCTTCTTGCCTATTTGCCATATTTTTGAAAGAATGATTTTATATATCTATCAATTTTATGGTGTATCGGTTTATTTTGGAGAATCGATTGATAAAATTAGTGATAACTTAAAAGAAGTTCGTCCTACGGTGATTACAGCCGTACCAAGACTTTTAGAAAAAGTATACGATAAAATTTATGCCAAAGGTGGTGAACTAACCGGTATCAAGAAAAAATTATTTTTCTGGGCTATCGATTTAGGTTTAAAATATGAGCCTTACGGAGCTAATGGTTTCTGGTATGAATTTCAGTTAAAAATTGCCCGCAAACTTATCTTTAGTAAATGGAAAGAAGGTTTGGGAGGAAATCTTGAATTAATGGTTTCCGGAAGTGCTGCTTTACAGCCACGTTTAACGAGAGTTTTTGCCGCTGCCGAAATTCCGGTTATGGAAGGTTACGGTTTATCTGAAACTTCTCCCGTAATTGCTGTAAACGATCAAAGAAACAAAGGTTTCAAGATTGGAACGGTTGGTAAAGTAATTCGCAACGTTGAAGTAAAAATTGCTCAGGACGGAGAAATTCTTTGTAAAGGACCCAATGTAATGTTAGGTTATTTTAAAGATCCTGAAAAAACTGCCGAAGCGTTACAAGACGGATATTTTCATACAGGAGATATTGGTGAGATTGACAGCGAAGGTTTCCTTAAAATTACAGACCGTAAAAAAGAAATGTTCAAAACTTCAGGAGGAAAATATATTGCCCCTCAGTTGATTGAAAATGCAATGAAACAATCTCGTTTTATTGAGCAAATCATGGTGATTGGTGACGGAGAGAAAATGCCTGCTGCTTTTATTCAGCCTAATTTTGAATTTGTAAAAGAATGGGCAAGACTGCATAAAGTAACTTTAGGAACTACTGACGCAGAAATCAGCGCAAATGCTGATGTGATTAAACGTATTGATGAAGAAGTAGAGAAAATCAATGAGAAATTTGGTCACTGGGAAAAAATCAAACGTTTTGAGCTTACTCCTGATGTTTGGTCTATCGATGGCGGACAATTGACTCCAACATTAAAATTAAAGCGTAAAATTATTAAAGAGATCTACAAAGATCTTTACGCT